The following proteins come from a genomic window of Gemmatimonadaceae bacterium:
- a CDS encoding erythromycin esterase family protein, producing the protein MSTVTRATLPQLLHDAAYPLAGGPADFDPLLSLIGDAPYVLIGEASHGTHEFYRIRAEITKRLIVERGFSAVAVEADWPDAYRINRYVRGAGDDADATEALAGFVRFPQWMWRNADVLDFVGWLRAFNDTRPEPDARVGFYGLDLYSLHASIDAVISYLLKADPEAAERAKERYACFDQFGADPQSYGYATTIGLSPSCEAEVVAQLVELRRASADHTHRNGRLAPDDLFYAEQNARLVANAEQYYRAMFGSRVSSWNLRDMHMTETLDALTRFLRPRVQTPKIVVWAHNSHLGDARATELGRSGELNVGQLARQRYGRDAVLVGFSTYAGTVTAASDWDEPAERKAVRPGLTGSYEALFHEVEIPNFLLLPNETTELSQAMDHARLQRAIGVIYRPQSERQSHYFHSRLSRQFDAVLHYDRTRAVEPLARTGLWERGEMPETYPSTL; encoded by the coding sequence ATGTCTACCGTCACACGCGCAACGCTGCCGCAGCTGTTGCACGATGCGGCGTACCCCCTGGCGGGGGGCCCGGCCGATTTCGACCCGCTGCTCTCGCTCATCGGCGACGCCCCGTATGTCCTGATCGGCGAGGCCTCCCACGGCACGCACGAGTTCTACCGCATCCGCGCCGAGATCACCAAACGGCTGATCGTCGAGCGCGGCTTCTCGGCGGTGGCCGTGGAAGCCGATTGGCCCGACGCGTATCGCATCAATCGGTACGTGCGCGGCGCCGGCGACGACGCCGACGCCACCGAGGCCCTGGCCGGCTTCGTGCGCTTTCCGCAATGGATGTGGCGCAACGCCGACGTGCTCGACTTCGTGGGCTGGCTGCGCGCGTTCAACGACACGCGCCCCGAGCCCGACGCCAGGGTCGGCTTCTACGGCCTGGACCTCTACAGCCTCCACGCCTCCATCGACGCCGTGATCAGCTACCTCCTCAAGGCGGACCCGGAGGCCGCCGAGCGCGCCAAGGAACGGTACGCGTGCTTCGACCAGTTCGGGGCCGATCCGCAGAGCTATGGCTACGCCACCACGATCGGGCTCTCCCCCTCCTGCGAAGCCGAGGTCGTCGCGCAACTGGTGGAGTTGCGGCGCGCGTCGGCCGACCACACGCACCGCAACGGCCGCCTGGCGCCCGACGACCTGTTCTACGCCGAGCAGAACGCGCGCCTCGTGGCCAACGCCGAGCAGTACTACCGCGCCATGTTCGGCAGCCGCGTCTCGTCGTGGAACCTGCGCGACATGCACATGACCGAGACGCTCGACGCGCTCACCCGCTTTCTGCGCCCCCGCGTGCAGACGCCCAAGATCGTCGTCTGGGCCCACAACTCGCACCTGGGCGACGCGCGCGCCACCGAACTCGGCCGCTCGGGCGAGCTCAACGTGGGCCAGCTCGCCCGCCAGCGCTATGGCCGCGACGCCGTGCTCGTGGGATTCAGCACCTATGCGGGCACCGTCACCGCCGCCTCCGACTGGGACGAGCCCGCCGAGCGCAAAGCGGTGCGCCCCGGCCTGACCGGCAGCTACGAAGCGCTCTTCCACGAGGTGGAGATTCCGAACTTCCTGCTCCTGCCCAACGAGACCACCGAGCTCAGCCAGGCGATGGACCACGCGCGGCTGCAGCGGGCCATCGGCGTCATCTATCGGCCGCAGAGCGAGCGCCAGAGCCACTACTTCCACAGCCGGCTGTCGCGCCAGTTCGACGCCGTGCTGCACTACGACCGCACCCGCGCCGTGGAGCCGCTCGCCCGTACCGGGCTCTGGGAACGCGGCGAGATGCCGGAGACGTATCCGTCAACCCTCTGA
- a CDS encoding phosphoribosyltransferase, which translates to MPHRFRDRREAGKELAEQLARYAHEPDVIVLGLPRGGVPVAYEVAAALSVPLDVFVVRKLGVPGHEEYAMGAVAGGGIRVINEDVIRDLRIPPDAVERVERAERAEIERREVAYRGGAPAPPLAGRVVILVDDGLATGSTMLAAVAAVRTQQPGRVVVATPVASMEACDAVRREADDCVCVSVPEPFYGVGLWYLDFTQTTDEEVQRLLATARAARRPAVAHP; encoded by the coding sequence ATGCCGCACCGTTTTCGGGACCGCCGCGAGGCGGGCAAGGAACTCGCCGAGCAGCTGGCCCGGTACGCCCACGAACCGGACGTGATCGTGCTGGGGCTCCCACGGGGGGGCGTGCCGGTGGCCTACGAGGTGGCCGCCGCCCTCAGCGTGCCGCTCGACGTGTTCGTCGTGCGCAAGCTCGGCGTGCCCGGCCACGAGGAATACGCCATGGGAGCCGTGGCCGGGGGGGGCATTCGCGTGATCAACGAGGACGTGATCCGCGACCTGCGCATTCCGCCGGATGCCGTGGAACGGGTGGAGCGCGCCGAACGCGCGGAGATCGAGCGCCGCGAGGTGGCGTACCGCGGAGGCGCGCCTGCGCCGCCGCTCGCCGGCCGCGTCGTGATCCTCGTCGATGACGGCCTCGCCACGGGCTCGACGATGCTCGCCGCCGTGGCCGCCGTGCGCACGCAGCAACCCGGGCGCGTCGTCGTCGCCACGCCCGTGGCGTCGATGGAAGCCTGCGACGCGGTACGCCGCGAGGCCGATGATTGCGTGTGCGTGTCGGTGCCCGAGCCGTTCTACGGCGTGGGGCTCTGGTACCTGGATTTCACTCAGACGACCGATGAGGAAGTGCAGCGGTTGCTCGCTACCGCGCGCGCCGCCCGCCGTCCGGCCGTCGCGCATCCCTGA